One Deltaproteobacteria bacterium genomic region harbors:
- a CDS encoding 3-hydroxyacyl-CoA dehydrogenase/enoyl-CoA hydratase family protein, which yields MKKIGIIGAGNMGSGIAQKTAQEGLSVVLVDVKPEFVEKGIATIRTTLNEAVERKIMKPEQAEATMARIRGTSDPAGTGDCDLVIEAIFEDMDVKKDLFKRLDQGCGPKTILATNTSSFSVDELAQATNRPDRFVGLHFFYHPAKNRLLEIIPGPMTSPETVSACRQFAQLTGKTDILVKDAPGFAVNRFFVPWLNEATRVLEEGIADIPTIEKAAMEGLGIGMGPFKLMNVTGIPIAHHSCEGLAAKLGAFYAPSARLKAQFESGELWPLDGDVDETAFERVSDRLLGAVFYVATSLLEEGVTDMTDIDLGAKVGLRWKEGPFEVMNRVGIEKAYAQVKDLLTAWPGLNLPVHLENQYQKRAPWDIRYVKYTRDGELARVILSRPDAMNALNETVVKQLDEAFQEALADPKTRAIILEGAGKAFVAGADIGYFVKCIREKRLDDNYRFTEYGQSVFNRIDESEKPVVAKVDGLALGGGLELALAADIIVATPKAVMGFPETGIGIYPGLGGTQRTSRYIGKALAKYLIFTGRLMPADIALSIGLADYVFAPEEIDDKLRGLIAEGRPVPKKGKKDEELPPEFRQLKKLFEETPIEEWLEGRYLESDDPIAAKTAKIIAGKAPLALKLADRIIDRGYDLPLKEGLREELAHLNEIFSTADALTGLTSVGKGRPVFEGK from the coding sequence ATGAAGAAGATTGGGATTATCGGCGCGGGGAATATGGGGAGCGGCATTGCCCAGAAGACTGCGCAGGAAGGGCTTTCGGTGGTATTGGTGGATGTAAAACCTGAGTTCGTGGAAAAGGGCATCGCCACCATCCGGACCACCCTGAACGAAGCGGTGGAACGGAAGATCATGAAACCCGAACAGGCAGAGGCGACCATGGCCCGGATCAGGGGCACCTCGGATCCGGCCGGGACCGGAGACTGCGATCTGGTCATAGAGGCCATATTCGAGGACATGGATGTCAAGAAGGACCTGTTTAAAAGGCTGGACCAGGGGTGCGGTCCAAAGACGATCCTGGCCACGAACACCTCTTCCTTCTCTGTGGATGAACTGGCCCAGGCAACAAATCGGCCGGATCGTTTCGTGGGCCTCCATTTTTTCTACCATCCGGCCAAGAACCGGCTCCTGGAAATTATTCCGGGGCCCATGACATCTCCTGAAACGGTTTCGGCATGCAGGCAGTTCGCCCAGCTTACCGGAAAGACCGATATCCTGGTAAAGGACGCCCCCGGGTTTGCGGTCAATCGCTTCTTCGTCCCCTGGCTGAACGAGGCGACGCGGGTTCTGGAAGAGGGCATCGCCGATATCCCCACCATTGAAAAGGCAGCCATGGAAGGTCTGGGGATCGGCATGGGACCGTTCAAGCTGATGAATGTGACGGGGATCCCGATTGCCCATCATTCCTGCGAAGGGCTCGCAGCAAAACTCGGGGCATTTTACGCGCCTTCGGCCCGGCTCAAGGCCCAGTTTGAATCAGGGGAATTGTGGCCCCTGGATGGGGACGTGGATGAGACGGCCTTTGAAAGGGTATCGGACCGGCTTCTGGGGGCGGTTTTTTATGTGGCCACCTCGCTCCTGGAGGAGGGGGTAACCGATATGACCGATATCGACCTCGGGGCCAAGGTAGGCCTCAGATGGAAGGAAGGTCCTTTCGAGGTGATGAACCGGGTGGGTATTGAAAAGGCATATGCCCAGGTAAAAGACCTGTTGACGGCCTGGCCCGGGCTGAACCTGCCGGTCCACCTGGAGAACCAGTATCAGAAGAGGGCCCCCTGGGATATCCGCTACGTCAAATACACCCGCGATGGTGAACTGGCCCGGGTGATTCTGTCCCGGCCGGATGCCATGAATGCCCTTAATGAGACGGTGGTGAAACAGTTGGATGAGGCCTTTCAGGAGGCGCTGGCCGATCCCAAAACCCGGGCAATTATCCTGGAGGGGGCCGGAAAGGCCTTTGTCGCCGGGGCCGACATCGGGTATTTTGTGAAATGTATCCGTGAGAAGCGTCTGGATGATAATTACAGGTTTACGGAGTATGGCCAGTCCGTGTTCAACCGGATAGACGAAAGTGAAAAACCGGTGGTGGCCAAGGTGGACGGCCTGGCCCTCGGCGGGGGTCTTGAGCTGGCACTTGCCGCCGACATTATCGTTGCCACGCCCAAGGCGGTGATGGGGTTTCCCGAGACGGGGATCGGCATTTATCCGGGATTGGGCGGGACCCAGCGCACCAGCCGGTATATTGGAAAGGCCCTTGCCAAATACCTTATCTTCACCGGACGGCTGATGCCCGCGGATATCGCCCTTTCCATCGGTCTGGCGGATTATGTTTTTGCCCCTGAAGAGATAGATGATAAACTCCGGGGGCTGATCGCAGAAGGAAGGCCGGTTCCTAAAAAGGGAAAAAAGGATGAAGAACTCCCCCCTGAATTCCGGCAACTCAAGAAGCTTTTTGAAGAGACGCCCATCGAGGAATGGCTGGAGGGGAGATATCTGGAAAGTGACGATCCCATAGCGGCCAAAACCGCCAAGATAATCGCAGGGAAGGCGCCTTTGGCCCTGAAGTTAGCCGACCGGATCATAGACAGAGGGTATGATCTGCCTCTAAAAGAGGGGCTCAGAGAGGAACTGGCCCATTTGAACGAGATTTTTTCAACGGCGGATGCCCTCACCGGACTCACCAGCGTGGGTAAGGGCCGACCGGTTTTTGAGGGTAAATAG
- a CDS encoding PaaI family thioesterase — MVDEEKKIDIQKPQGHGCFACGTDNPIGLNLQFYRIGDAVCSDITLGKYHEGWEDIAHGGIISTLLDEVMSWAVMVSKKTFLVTRKMDIKYIRNVAVGTPLIVTGRLVDDSAPPKIRARGEIRDHQGRLLVRGAAEFVALPEKKFSSLPPGFKTQMASLFESIEAPEPGDP; from the coding sequence ATGGTGGATGAAGAAAAGAAAATCGATATCCAAAAACCCCAGGGGCATGGCTGTTTTGCCTGCGGCACCGACAACCCGATCGGGCTCAACCTGCAATTCTATCGGATCGGGGATGCGGTATGCTCGGACATTACATTAGGAAAGTATCATGAGGGATGGGAGGATATTGCCCATGGCGGCATCATCTCCACGCTCCTCGACGAGGTCATGTCATGGGCCGTCATGGTGTCAAAAAAGACCTTTCTCGTGACCCGGAAAATGGATATCAAATATATCCGGAATGTTGCCGTAGGGACCCCCCTGATCGTGACCGGTCGCCTGGTGGACGACTCCGCTCCCCCCAAAATTCGGGCAAGGGGAGAAATCAGGGACCATCAGGGAAGGCTCCTTGTCCGGGGCGCGGCCGAATTCGTCGCCCTCCCTGAAAAAAAATTCTCCTCGCTGCCGCCGGGCTTCAAGACCCAGATGGCCTCGCTCTTTGAATCGATTGAAGCGCCGGAGCCCGGTGATCCGTGA
- a CDS encoding crotonase/enoyl-CoA hydratase family protein, with product MELTQTLYDIDRGVATITLNRPDELNAFTPTMRRELIALFAEADKDDAVRAVVVTGAGRAFCAGADLSGGGSTFDRTQVSSISDHRDGGGQVALAAFKCRKPVIAAINGHAVGVGITMTLAMDMRIAAEDAKIGFVFARRGVVLEACSSWFLPRIVGMAKATELAYTGRIFRAAEEKNSGLFNHVVAHDQVLAKAGEIAREITDTTSPVSVALCKALLWHGLAEPDPQSVHLVDSRCFYWAGKQKDAKEGVQSFLEKRPPRFTMAASTDMPDFYPWWKEPKV from the coding sequence ATGGAACTGACCCAGACATTATACGACATTGACAGGGGTGTCGCGACGATCACCCTGAACCGGCCTGATGAATTGAACGCCTTTACCCCCACCATGCGCAGGGAACTGATCGCCCTGTTCGCCGAGGCGGATAAAGATGATGCCGTCCGGGCGGTGGTGGTGACCGGTGCCGGGAGGGCATTCTGCGCAGGCGCAGACCTCTCCGGAGGCGGTTCGACCTTTGACAGGACCCAGGTCTCCTCTATCAGTGACCATCGTGACGGAGGGGGCCAGGTTGCCCTGGCCGCATTCAAGTGCCGGAAGCCGGTTATCGCGGCGATCAACGGTCATGCAGTGGGCGTCGGCATCACCATGACATTGGCCATGGATATGCGGATCGCGGCTGAGGACGCAAAGATCGGGTTTGTATTCGCCAGAAGGGGCGTGGTGTTGGAGGCCTGTTCCTCCTGGTTTCTCCCCCGCATCGTCGGCATGGCCAAGGCGACCGAACTCGCCTATACAGGCCGAATATTCCGGGCCGCTGAGGAAAAGAATTCCGGGCTTTTCAATCATGTGGTGGCACACGACCAGGTTCTTGCGAAGGCCGGGGAGATCGCCCGAGAGATAACGGATACCACCTCCCCGGTATCTGTGGCACTGTGCAAGGCGCTCCTCTGGCACGGACTCGCGGAACCGGATCCTCAATCCGTCCACCTGGTGGATTCACGCTGTTTCTACTGGGCGGGAAAGCAGAAAGACGCAAAGGAAGGCGTTCAAAGCTTCCTTGAAAAACGGCCACCGCGATTCACCATGGCCGCCTCGACGGACATGCCTGATTTCTATCCCTGGTGGAAGGAACCGAAGGTTTAA
- a CDS encoding NifU N-terminal domain-containing protein: protein MIEKRPGIMIYRHPNLEIRSYLTSAEISRYRVERFTANGGEALETQLRTLGTIGAYVVREILAIPGVREVEIKPRELRVRKEASVSWDLIEPKIVHALNTAFRRKTLRVV, encoded by the coding sequence ATGATTGAAAAACGGCCGGGAATCATGATCTACCGTCACCCCAACCTCGAGATACGTTCGTACTTGACATCTGCCGAAATCTCCAGATACCGGGTGGAAAGATTTACGGCCAACGGCGGGGAGGCCCTTGAGACCCAGCTCAGGACATTGGGAACCATCGGCGCATACGTGGTGCGTGAGATCCTGGCCATTCCGGGGGTCCGTGAAGTGGAAATTAAACCGCGAGAGCTTCGGGTAAGAAAAGAGGCATCTGTTTCATGGGACCTGATCGAGCCGAAAATCGTGCATGCCCTGAATACCGCCTTTCGAAGAAAGACCTTGCGGGTCGTTTGA
- a CDS encoding sigma-70 family RNA polymerase sigma factor, whose amino-acid sequence MTDSLQKDLRLLSRCLDGDREASELFVRRFSGLIYYAVRYVLTSKCISFGPEDLEDLHNSVFLDLFENKGRKLSQYHGKNGCSLASWLRVVAVRRVLNHIRDGHMHTDLPQEKQVPFENFSSHDREELGPLALMEQAERGRLVRDAVQFLSPRDRLFMKLYFEDGLALEEVADTLRISIQNAYTIKHRAVQRLRSHLSRDT is encoded by the coding sequence GTGACGGATTCTCTTCAGAAAGACCTGCGTCTGCTCTCCCGGTGTCTCGATGGAGACAGGGAGGCGTCCGAGCTTTTTGTTCGACGCTTCTCAGGTCTGATATATTATGCGGTTCGCTATGTGCTCACCTCCAAGTGCATTTCCTTCGGCCCCGAAGACCTCGAAGATCTCCACAATTCCGTATTCCTCGATCTCTTTGAAAACAAAGGCAGAAAACTGAGCCAGTATCATGGGAAAAACGGTTGCAGCCTCGCTTCATGGCTCAGGGTAGTGGCCGTGCGTCGGGTACTCAATCATATAAGAGACGGCCATATGCACACCGACCTGCCCCAGGAGAAACAGGTCCCTTTTGAAAATTTTTCGAGCCACGACCGGGAAGAACTGGGGCCCCTCGCACTCATGGAGCAGGCAGAGCGCGGGCGGTTAGTTCGGGACGCCGTGCAGTTCCTCTCACCCAGAGATCGTCTATTTATGAAATTATACTTTGAAGACGGCCTCGCCTTGGAAGAGGTGGCCGATACCCTTCGAATTTCCATCCAGAATGCCTACACCATCAAACACCGCGCTGTTCAAAGACTCCGCTCGCATTTAAGCCGAGACACATAG
- a CDS encoding tetratricopeptide repeat protein, which yields MGKNDLKGEDDRPRTIEQFLRERERIDSILQKEFKKETTILFTDICDYTSYTEKMGDLSSRAMLQKHNDIVLPVVSTYEGVVIKTIGDAVMATFPNSLAAVKAASDIQKGLHQHNRIAGTGDRIHVKVGINTGEALVDGGDVFGDAVNLAARIQSKAGKDEILVSKRVYDDVCGSDDVLCRIHEKVQVKGKTEPVQLYRVVWKDEDVAPETEPKVRAGGGVTHREAIRPLEVLYLEVAREGDRIKLCAYEQKPGETSTIQHYEETDVSMDRVKTRCHEMVETLNKVNRRGLVSRENLKRLREIGQVFSDELFTLNVKEKLKNSKADHMILNLDDQLVHVPWELLYDGQQFLCQRFSMGRLVKTRQPVGARRSRVLARPLKMLVLADPGGDLEGAYTEGTRIRDTMDSKKDFVNATLRSGNITPDFIKKKIRNFDVVHFAGHSDYDPQRPGESGWRLTGGNLKTEDIARMTGASAMPALIFSNACQSGRTEEWGLRESFQEEIFGLANVFLLAGVKHFVGTFWEIMDEPSSRFAMEFYQCFMSGMTMGEAVREARHALIREYGEENIVWASYLLYGDPTSNYMDQIMAAEPRKEPRPSVTVLQKGQVLGEVRSREEPFDFSKREPTKRKWPWMALAAGVLLLSSFVLWGYPGLLRKGTGAYEEAALAYYHQGAFDEALSACTSIEARDPHLSLAYLIRGDVYFRRGDLDAAKAAYQKAIAAKKGAGVQKAGAYIGLGRIASIRKETDKALGYYESAARVAPESGVAYLSQAVLFEDKGEYGKALELLEKARTHAPQDQALVALTNETRKKADLAINEERQARIDRMVQELVETMKSPPAPVPSDGWTSTPLTLWVMDVETDGYSLQEGEEKLLVAGIQDQLLQHCRARLVERGLLDKLLAELKLGTSQLVDKQTALSLGRILAARLILTGQVVYSGPQTQVSMRLIETETGRITAAVNETFGSAVPVSIVSEEVSKKVMEKVNENYPLRGKISTVEGNEVTLNIGQMAGTRKGQKYNVIDQDADLEVISDQLETATAKIVKGNTSLVEGMRVEASNGAPKD from the coding sequence ATGGGAAAAAATGACCTCAAGGGCGAAGACGACCGTCCCAGGACCATCGAGCAGTTTCTCAGGGAACGCGAACGTATCGACAGCATTCTCCAGAAGGAGTTCAAGAAGGAGACTACCATCCTGTTTACGGATATCTGCGATTATACATCCTATACGGAGAAAATGGGGGACCTCTCCAGCCGGGCGATGCTCCAGAAACACAATGATATCGTCCTCCCTGTCGTTTCTACGTATGAGGGTGTGGTTATCAAGACCATCGGTGATGCGGTCATGGCTACCTTTCCGAACTCCCTGGCCGCAGTAAAGGCCGCTTCGGACATTCAGAAGGGTCTGCACCAGCATAATCGCATTGCGGGCACGGGTGACAGGATCCATGTCAAGGTCGGGATCAACACCGGCGAGGCCCTGGTGGACGGGGGCGACGTGTTCGGCGATGCAGTGAATTTGGCTGCGCGGATACAATCCAAGGCAGGAAAGGATGAGATACTCGTCTCCAAGAGGGTCTATGACGATGTGTGCGGCAGCGATGATGTGCTCTGCAGGATACATGAAAAGGTCCAGGTAAAGGGTAAGACCGAGCCCGTTCAGTTATACCGGGTGGTCTGGAAAGACGAAGATGTGGCGCCCGAGACCGAACCCAAGGTGAGGGCCGGGGGCGGCGTGACGCACCGCGAGGCCATACGTCCACTGGAGGTCCTTTATCTCGAGGTGGCCAGGGAAGGAGATCGCATCAAGCTCTGCGCATATGAGCAGAAGCCGGGCGAAACGAGCACCATTCAACACTACGAGGAGACGGATGTTTCCATGGACCGGGTCAAGACCCGGTGCCATGAAATGGTGGAGACCCTCAACAAGGTCAATCGCCGGGGCCTGGTCTCGCGTGAAAATTTAAAACGCCTGAGGGAGATCGGACAGGTTTTTTCGGATGAATTGTTTACCCTGAACGTCAAGGAAAAGCTCAAGAACTCCAAGGCCGACCACATGATCCTGAATCTGGACGACCAACTGGTCCATGTGCCCTGGGAACTCCTCTATGACGGTCAGCAGTTTCTCTGCCAGCGGTTCAGTATGGGTCGTCTGGTGAAGACTCGACAGCCGGTAGGCGCAAGGCGGAGCCGGGTCCTTGCCCGACCTCTGAAGATGCTGGTCCTGGCCGACCCCGGAGGAGACCTGGAGGGCGCCTATACGGAAGGCACCCGGATTCGCGACACCATGGATTCGAAAAAGGACTTTGTCAATGCCACATTACGTTCCGGCAACATCACTCCGGACTTTATCAAAAAAAAGATCCGGAATTTTGATGTGGTCCATTTTGCCGGACATTCTGATTACGATCCGCAGCGTCCGGGCGAGAGCGGGTGGCGTCTCACCGGCGGGAATCTCAAAACTGAAGACATCGCCAGGATGACCGGCGCGAGCGCCATGCCGGCCCTCATCTTTTCCAATGCGTGTCAGTCGGGCCGAACCGAGGAATGGGGTCTCAGAGAGTCCTTTCAGGAAGAGATCTTCGGACTGGCCAATGTATTTCTCCTCGCAGGGGTCAAGCATTTTGTGGGGACCTTCTGGGAAATCATGGACGAACCCAGCAGCCGGTTTGCCATGGAATTCTATCAATGCTTCATGTCGGGCATGACCATGGGCGAGGCGGTTCGTGAGGCCCGGCATGCCCTGATTCGGGAATACGGTGAGGAGAACATCGTATGGGCGAGCTATCTCCTTTATGGAGATCCGACCTCCAACTATATGGACCAGATCATGGCGGCCGAGCCTCGAAAAGAACCGAGACCATCTGTGACTGTTCTTCAAAAGGGACAGGTGCTGGGCGAGGTGCGGTCAAGGGAAGAACCCTTTGATTTTTCAAAGAGGGAGCCGACAAAAAGGAAATGGCCCTGGATGGCCCTTGCCGCTGGGGTGCTGCTGTTATCGAGTTTTGTGCTCTGGGGTTACCCCGGTTTGTTGCGAAAAGGGACGGGCGCATACGAAGAGGCGGCCCTGGCCTACTACCACCAGGGGGCCTTTGACGAGGCCCTCAGCGCCTGCACGTCCATAGAGGCCAGGGACCCGCACCTCAGTCTGGCCTACCTGATTCGGGGAGATGTTTATTTCAGGCGGGGGGACCTGGATGCGGCGAAGGCCGCCTATCAGAAGGCGATTGCGGCCAAAAAAGGGGCCGGGGTTCAGAAGGCCGGGGCCTATATCGGCCTGGGCCGCATTGCCTCCATTCGAAAAGAGACGGACAAGGCCCTTGGATATTATGAATCGGCCGCCAGGGTGGCCCCTGAAAGCGGCGTTGCCTATCTGTCTCAGGCCGTCCTTTTCGAGGACAAGGGCGAATACGGAAAGGCCCTGGAACTCCTGGAAAAGGCCCGGACCCATGCTCCGCAGGACCAGGCCCTGGTGGCGCTGACCAACGAGACACGCAAGAAGGCTGATCTGGCGATCAACGAAGAGCGGCAGGCCCGCATTGACAGAATGGTCCAGGAACTGGTCGAGACCATGAAGTCGCCCCCCGCTCCCGTCCCTTCGGACGGCTGGACCTCCACTCCCCTGACCCTGTGGGTGATGGATGTCGAGACTGATGGATACTCGCTTCAGGAGGGAGAGGAAAAACTCTTAGTCGCCGGCATTCAGGACCAGCTCCTTCAACACTGCCGGGCGCGTCTGGTGGAACGGGGCCTCCTGGACAAGCTCCTCGCAGAATTGAAGCTGGGGACATCCCAGCTGGTGGACAAACAGACCGCCCTGTCCCTGGGCAGAATCCTGGCCGCAAGGCTGATCCTGACGGGTCAGGTGGTCTATTCCGGCCCCCAGACCCAGGTCTCCATGCGCCTGATCGAAACCGAAACCGGGCGCATTACCGCTGCAGTGAACGAAACCTTTGGCAGCGCGGTTCCCGTATCTATAGTATCGGAAGAAGTATCCAAAAAAGTGATGGAAAAGGTGAATGAAAACTACCCCCTTCGGGGAAAAATATCGACAGTGGAAGGGAATGAAGTCACGTTGAACATCGGGCAGATGGCCGGGACTCGCAAGGGGCAGAAATACAATGTGATAGACCAGGATGCGGATCTGGAGGTGATATCCGATCAGCTCGAGACCGCCACTGCAAAAATTGTCAAAGGGAACACGTCATTAGTAGAAGGGATGCGCGTGGAGGCCAGCAACGGCGCTCCTAAGGATTGA
- a CDS encoding 6-bladed beta-propeller: MEKISVRRFIIPIFFSFVLLAILSITGLAAEAYMFERMWPVLDQPWYFMQPSGIATDREGNIYVADTGNDRIQKFSSTGGFITKWGTKGPGDGEFSYPYDIAIDGQGNVYVADAANNRIQKFSSAGEFITKWGNEGSANGEFSHPYDIAIDDQGNVYVAEYMNNRVQKFTSSGAFILKWGSTGSADGQFSGPHGIAIDDQGNVYVAEYMNNRVQKFTSSGLFIEKWGNPGSGDGELHSPTGITLDSQGNIYVADFGNDRIQKFNSSGVFITKWGSEGSGDGQFNGTVDVALDNQGNIYVADYLNDRIQKFGPSGAFFAKWSSGGSGDGEFYSPTDIAPDGQENMYVADRGNHRIQKFDSSGAFITKWGSKGSGDGQFSHPSDVALDNQGNIYVADAYNHRIQKFTSTGVFITKWGSEGNSNGQFNSPGGISIDEQGNVYVADTYNHRIQKFTSTGVFITKWGSRGSSNGQLNTPGGISIDEQGNVYVADSWNYRIQKFDSSGAFITKWGSGGIGDGQFSSPSDVSLDNQGNVYVVEIWNNRIQKFSLSGAFMTKFGSFGSEPGLLNCPVGLTVTSSGKVYVADQRNNRIQVFGPSTSTITDRKAIVVAGSGPYATNELWDATQMCANYAYRALTYQGYTRGTIYYLSADTDLDLDNDGYPDVDADATNANLQYAITSWAQDADNLLLYMVGHGGEGTFQMGQFELLNATELDAWLDATQQTIPDFVTLVYDGCHSGSFVPYLIPPAGKTRILATSADVNEPAVFQADGGLSFGYQFFSYLFNGGSFYESFVHGQKTVQGAYDYKQTPVIEGNGNGIGNEKADKEIAQAIKLGNETKSAGDIPQIQSVSPAQTLAEGVTSAVIYAQKVMDVDGIQEVFAVIKPPDYSSGFSDNPVTDLPTIHLKDTGNNTYSGTYKGFTVEGTYNIAVFARDRKGTLSLPAQTSVTVSVTTDCLPVAADLSIRVPCAEYIGNPYGFTLDSYRNPDDPAGLYWKLVLATLTTGQGENCLLIGSDLSMPIPCASYNGAQYGFTLNLYHNPYDPSGLYWKMDVSTLVVK; the protein is encoded by the coding sequence ATGGAAAAGATTTCTGTCCGACGATTCATCATTCCCATTTTTTTCAGCTTTGTACTTCTCGCCATTCTTTCTATCACTGGATTGGCTGCAGAAGCATACATGTTCGAGCGGATGTGGCCGGTCTTGGATCAGCCGTGGTATTTCATGCAACCTTCTGGGATCGCAACTGACAGAGAGGGCAATATATATGTGGCAGATACCGGTAACGACCGCATCCAGAAGTTCAGTTCAACGGGTGGTTTTATCACAAAGTGGGGGACTAAAGGCCCCGGTGATGGTGAATTCAGCTATCCATATGATATCGCCATAGACGGTCAAGGAAACGTATATGTGGCGGATGCCGCTAACAACCGCATCCAAAAGTTCAGTTCAGCGGGTGAGTTTATCACGAAATGGGGAAATGAGGGTAGTGCTAATGGAGAATTCAGCCATCCGTACGATATCGCCATAGACGATCAAGGCAACGTGTATGTGGCTGAATATATGAATAATCGAGTTCAGAAATTCACCTCTTCGGGAGCGTTTATCCTGAAGTGGGGCAGTACGGGCAGCGCTGATGGACAGTTTAGCGGTCCGCATGGTATTGCCATAGACGATCAAGGGAACGTGTATGTGGCTGAATATATGAATAATCGAGTTCAGAAATTCACCTCTTCAGGGCTGTTTATCGAAAAGTGGGGGAATCCGGGCAGCGGTGATGGGGAGTTGCATAGTCCCACCGGTATCACATTAGACAGCCAAGGTAACATTTATGTAGCTGATTTTGGTAACGATCGTATCCAAAAGTTCAACTCCTCAGGAGTATTTATCACGAAGTGGGGGAGTGAAGGCAGTGGTGATGGACAGTTTAATGGCACGGTCGATGTCGCCTTAGACAACCAGGGAAACATCTATGTGGCGGACTATCTTAACGATCGAATTCAGAAATTTGGCCCTTCAGGGGCGTTTTTTGCCAAATGGTCGAGCGGGGGTAGTGGCGATGGGGAGTTCTATTCACCCACTGACATCGCCCCAGATGGTCAGGAGAATATGTATGTAGCGGATAGAGGGAACCATCGAATCCAGAAGTTCGACTCATCAGGGGCGTTTATTACCAAGTGGGGGAGTAAAGGCAGCGGTGATGGACAGTTTAGTCATCCGAGTGATGTCGCTTTAGATAACCAGGGGAACATCTATGTGGCGGATGCATATAACCATCGAATCCAGAAGTTCACTTCAACAGGGGTGTTTATCACGAAGTGGGGTAGTGAAGGCAACAGTAACGGACAGTTTAATTCACCAGGAGGGATTTCAATAGACGAGCAGGGGAACGTCTATGTGGCGGATACGTATAACCATCGAATCCAGAAGTTCACTTCAACAGGGGTGTTTATAACGAAGTGGGGAAGTAGAGGCAGCAGTAATGGGCAGCTTAATACACCAGGAGGGATTTCAATAGACGAGCAGGGCAACGTCTATGTGGCGGATTCATGGAATTATCGAATCCAGAAGTTCGACTCATCAGGGGCGTTTATTACCAAGTGGGGAAGCGGCGGTATCGGAGATGGACAGTTTAGTAGCCCTAGTGATGTCTCTTTAGATAACCAAGGGAACGTCTATGTGGTCGAAATATGGAATAATCGCATCCAAAAGTTCAGTTTGTCAGGGGCATTTATGACGAAATTCGGCTCGTTCGGCTCTGAACCTGGTCTCCTGAACTGCCCCGTTGGCCTCACTGTAACTAGCAGTGGAAAAGTATATGTTGCAGATCAGCGTAATAATCGAATTCAGGTTTTCGGCCCATCCACCTCAACAATCACCGATAGGAAGGCGATCGTTGTTGCGGGGAGCGGCCCTTATGCTACCAACGAACTATGGGATGCGACACAGATGTGCGCCAATTATGCGTATCGGGCACTGACCTACCAGGGTTACACGCGGGGTACCATCTATTACCTGTCTGCTGATACGGATCTGGACCTGGATAATGACGGGTACCCGGACGTTGATGCGGATGCAACGAATGCCAATCTTCAGTATGCCATTACATCCTGGGCTCAAGATGCGGACAACCTGTTGCTCTATATGGTAGGCCACGGGGGCGAGGGGACCTTCCAGATGGGACAGTTCGAGTTGCTGAATGCCACTGAACTGGATGCCTGGCTGGATGCAACCCAGCAGACCATCCCGGATTTTGTTACCCTTGTGTATGACGGGTGCCATTCCGGGAGTTTTGTGCCCTATCTGATTCCGCCTGCGGGAAAAACTAGGATTCTTGCAACCAGTGCGGACGTTAATGAACCGGCGGTGTTCCAGGCGGATGGGGGGCTTTCATTCGGCTACCAGTTCTTTTCGTACCTGTTTAACGGGGGCAGCTTTTATGAGTCCTTTGTTCATGGGCAGAAGACCGTACAAGGGGCCTATGATTACAAGCAGACGCCCGTGATCGAGGGGAATGGAAACGGTATCGGCAACGAAAAGGCGGATAAGGAGATAGCCCAGGCCATCAAACTCGGTAACGAAACCAAATCCGCCGGCGACATCCCCCAGATCCAAAGCGTATCTCCCGCCCAGACCCTGGCCGAAGGAGTGACCTCTGCGGTCATTTATGCGCAAAAGGTGATGGACGTCGACGGCATCCAGGAGGTGTTTGCGGTCATCAAACCCCCGGATTATTCCAGCGGGTTTTCGGACAACCCGGTCACCGACCTTCCGACCATCCATCTGAAGGATACCGGGAACAACACCTACAGCGGCACCTACAAAGGGTTTACGGTTGAAGGGACCTACAACATCGCTGTCTTTGCCCGCGACAGAAAAGGCACGCTGTCCCTTCCGGCTCAGACCTCTGTAACGGTATCCGTAACCACAGACTGCCTCCCTGTTGCAGCTGACCTCAGCATCCGCGTTCCCTGCGCAGAATACATCGGCAATCCATACGGGTTTACGCTGGATTCCTATCGCAATCCCGACGACCCTGCCGGGCTTTACTGGAAGCTGGTCCTGGCCACTCTCACGACTGGACAAGGCGAGAACTGCCTTCTTATCGGCAGCGATCTGAGCATGCCGATACCGTGCGCATCCTATAATGGCGCACAATATGGCTTTACCCTGAACCTTTATCATAACCCCTATGATCCGTCAGGGCTGTACTGGAAGATGGATGTGAGCACACTGGTGGTGAAGTAG